A genomic segment from Neobacillus sp. YX16 encodes:
- a CDS encoding DUF5957 family protein: MRTLQIFITGFILGLILAELINIFGFLLYDQTIGLTFFPILMGVGLACLDLLVRRKSKLPNFKSSLR; the protein is encoded by the coding sequence ATGAGGACACTACAAATTTTTATTACTGGTTTTATACTCGGATTGATTCTAGCTGAACTGATTAATATTTTTGGCTTCTTGTTGTATGATCAGACCATTGGGCTAACGTTTTTCCCGATATTAATGGGGGTCGGATTAGCATGTCTAGATCTTCTGGTTCGCCGTAAATCTAAACTTCCTAATTTTAAGAGCAGCCTCCGATAA